The following DNA comes from Terriglobales bacterium.
GGAGACTACGATGGACGACCTTGATTGCCCGGTGCGCCTGACGGCAGACATCCTCGGCGGAAAATGGAAGCCCTTGATCCTGTTCTACTTGGAGGGACGCACCCGGCGCTTCGGCGAACTCTGCCGCTTGATTCCGCACCTGACCAAGAAGATGCTGACCCAGAAACTGCGGGAGCTCGAGCGTGACGGCATCATTCGCCGCAAGGTCTACGCCCAGGTGCCTCCGCGCGTCGAATACTCGCTTACGAAGCATGGGGAAACGTTGAAGCCGGTGTTGAGATTGATGTGCGCGTGGGGAACGCGGCATCGCGCGCGCTATCGCAGCGCCAGCCGGTGACTCCGGCCGCGTAGTCGCGCCGAATGGCGCGCAGCCGTTATGGTAGAATCCGCGCCGCTCAGAAGGACCGTGGTGCTCCAGGCACGCGAGTGCAGGCTGGCTGGGGGAACGATGGCCATCGAAACGCGCAGCAGTCTCGAAGCCGTCTATCGGGAGTACGGACGCCCAGACGTCCACATCGGAGCGGGCGAGGACGAATCTCCCTACGTGCCATTCCGGCCCAATGTCTTCATCCGCC
Coding sequences within:
- a CDS encoding helix-turn-helix domain-containing protein; the protein is MDDLDCPVRLTADILGGKWKPLILFYLEGRTRRFGELCRLIPHLTKKMLTQKLRELERDGIIRRKVYAQVPPRVEYSLTKHGETLKPVLRLMCAWGTRHRARYRSASR